The Haloarcula sp. CBA1127 genomic interval TCCCTCGCCGGCCCATCGGTCCTCAGACGGGTCGGATGGCTCGTCGGCTGAGGGATCAGAGGCAGGTTCGTTGGGGTCCTGTTTGGCCCCGTTGGTCGACGCCTCTTCCTCCCCAGCGTCGGATGCCTCCCGGTCAGGGTCGGGAGTCGCGTCGGTGTCGGTGTTGTCGCTCATACAAACGTTGCTAACATACTCACGGAAGGCCTGTCGACTGATATACTTTCTCCCCGTGTCGGTTGTTGCAACACCCCTCAAACCGCAGTACAGCGCCCGAATTGGGTGGGGTTGTATTCCGGCAGTACCGCGTCGTCGGGTTTATCAAACCACCACACCCACTGGGGAATATGCGTGGGTTCTACATCGGTCGCTTCCAGCCCTATCATAACGGCCATCACTCGATGGTCGAGCGGATTTCGGAGGAGGTCGACGAACTCGTTCTGGGCGTCGGAAGCGCCGACGATTCACACACCACACACGACCCCTTTACCGCCGGTGAGCGGATCATGATGATCACGAAGGCCGTCGCGGAGTACGACCTGACGACCTACGTCGTGCCCCTCGAAGACATCAACCGCAACGCCGTGTGGGTGAGCCACGTCGAGAGTATGTGTCCGGACTTCGACGTGGCGTACTCGAACAATCCGCTGGTCGTCCGCCTGTTCGAGGAGGCCGGCATCGAGGTCCGCCAGTCGCCGATGTTCGACCGCGACCGACTGGAGGGCAGCGAGATCCGCCAGCGGATGATCGACGACGAGTCCTGGCGCGACCGGGTCCCGTCATCTGTTGTGGAAGTCATCGAGGAGATCCACGGCATCAAGCGACTCCAGCACGTCTCCGACAGCGACTCGCTCGAACGGTACGCCGCCACGGGCGAATCAGTCCCCGAATCACTCGACGACCTCGACGACTGATGATTACGCTCAGTTCCGATTTCGGATCACCGTATCCGGCGGCGATGAAAGGCGTCATCTGTCAGGCGACGGAGGCGCGTATCGAGGATATCGCCCACGATTTCCCACGGCAGGACGTGCGGGCAGCAGCGTTCTGGCTCACGCAGACACTCCCGTACTTCCCGCCGGCAGTCCACTGTGTCGTTGTCGACCCGGGTGTCGGGACCGACAGAGATGCCTTGGTCGTCCGTGCGGGCGACCACGCGCTCGTGGGCCCGGACAACGGCGTCCTCCTGCCGGTCGCCCGCGAACTGGCTGAAAACGAGAACGACGAAGCAGATGGGTTCGAAGTGTTCACCTGGGCCTACGACGACCCGGCGAGTACGACCTTCCACGGGCGGGACGTGTTCGCGCCCGCCGCGGCGGCCGTCCACGACACCGGCGTCGACAACCTCGAAACCCGGCCCGAAACTGCCCTGACCGACGACTACGTCGATCTCCGGTTCCCGGCGGCCGCAGTCGAGGGTGACGGAGCGACCGGCGAGGTCCTCGTCGTCGATGACTTCGGGAACGCCGTGACGAACGTTCCCGGCGAGTTCCTCGCGAACCAGTTCGGCGGGACGGTCGCAGTCGACGGGGTCGAGGCCCCAGTCCGCCGAGCCTACGCCGCCGTCGACCGGGGTCAGCGACTCGTCACCGTCGGCAGCCACGGGAACGTCGAACTCGCCGTCAACCGCGGCCGTGGCGACGAAGCGTTCGGCGTCAGTACCGTGGACGCTGTGGACCTGTCGCTGTGATACCGGGTTATTGCTCGGTGGTTTAGGGACACCAAAAGATCGGTGGGCTTAAGTCTTTTAGGCGAACCTAATCGTCTGTATGCCACAGAGACGTGACTTGCTGAAGACGGTGGGGATCGCTGCGACGGGACTGCTCGCCGGGTGTCCAGGGGTGGGGTCGTCCGACTCGAACACGGCGTCAGCTGATACCGAAGCAGCGACAGAACAGGTAACGGGTGCGGAAACCGACGATAGCGGCGAAAGCGGCGTCACGGTCGGACCGATGACCGCTGTCGCGACCGAGTGGAACGTCTACCGGGCACGGCTGTACGACGCCGTCGCGCTGGGCCGGGCCGGCGCACCCGGTGCCGGGGCGACTGTCGCCCAGAGCGTTTTCGCCCGCTTCGAGGGGGCGTCGGGCGAGTACGGAGCCCACGAACAGCTTGAGTCCACGTCAGAGTCAGCATACGAGGGGTTCGAGGACGCGCTCGGGTCGGTCCAGTCGTCGCTGTCCGAGGGCGATGTGTCGGAGGCCGCTTCGGCCGCAGACAAAGCGTCGGGCCACCTCCAGACAGCGCAGCAGGCCGCTGCCGGACAGCAGGCCACCAGAGCGCTGGACCTGCTCTTGCTGGGCAGTCGGGCGAGCAATGCCGCCATGGCCGGGACGCTGGGCGCTTTCGAGGGGGCCGCCACAATCGCGGAGGAGACGATGACCGCGTTCGAGGACGCGCTGGTGTACAGCCAGATCGAGGAGGCGGACGCGGAGTCGTACGAGGCCTTCGAGAACGCACTGGCCGGAATCGGTTCCGCCGCGGGCAGTGAAGACGCGAGCGGTGTGACCGAACAGGCCCGCGCCGCGCTCGATGCGACCGTCACGGGCTCGTACGCCCTGGTCCAGCAAGAGGCGGTCGCCGGGGCGGGCCACCTCTCGACGATGCAGGCCCGCGGCTGGGACGCGGCCGCGGTCGCGTCCGCCGGCGGTCCCGGGCAGGCCTACGCGCACACGGTCACGCTGAACAGCTACCGGGCTCGCGTCGCGGACGCGGACTGGCTCGCGGCCAACGACGGGGCCGATGCAGCTTCGACGGCCGTCGAGAACGTGTTCGCGCACTTCGAGGGGGCAAGCGCACACGACGCGCTTGAGGAGGCTGACGGCGAAGCCTACGAGGCGTTCGAGGGCGGGCTGGAGGACCTCTCCAGCGCCATCGGGAACGGTAACGCGGACGGTATCGACAGCGCCAGCGAAACGGTCGACACGAACCTCGTCGCCGGAATCGAAGCGCTGGTCGGCGGCGAGGACGCACGGGCCGCGCTGGAGTCAGCGTTCTTCCGCGCCCGCATCGCGGACGCCCGCGAACTGTATCGTCTCGGCGACGCCGACAGCGCGGCGACTATCGTCTCAGACGTGTTCGCCCGCTTTGAGGAGAACGAACTCGGCTTCCACGAGACGATGGAACACGAGAGTGAGGACCTCTACCACCGCTTCGAGGAAGAGCACCTCACCTCGCTACAGTCGGCTTACGAGAACGACGACAGCGAGGCCGTGGCGACCCACCACGACGGGGTCCAGCAGGCCCTGCTTGACTTCGAAGCAGCCCTGTCGACGGCCGTCGCCAGCGGGGCGGAGGCGGATTACATGATCGGTCGGGCTTTCGACGCGGCCGGGCTCGCGGCGCTGTCGGAAACCGACCGCGCGGCGACCGTCATTCAGGACACCTTCGCTCACTTCGAGAGCGGCGCGGCGGGCTTCCACGAGGCGCTGGAAGAGGCCGACGAGGAAACCTACGAGAACTTCGAATCGACACTTGCGGACGTTCGCTCCGCGGCCGAGGACGGCGGGGACGTCACTGCCGCGGCGACGGCGTTCAACGACGAGGCTATCGCGGCGGCGTACGCCATCGCCGGAAGCGCCGGCGGCAACGGGGAGGCCGCGACAGCCATCGTGCAAGACATCTTCGCGACCTTCGAGGAAGCGCGGGTCCACGAGATGCTGGAGGAAGCGGACCACGACGCCTACGAGAACTTTGAGGGGGCACTGAACGACTTCTCGCGTGGGCTTACGAACGGCGACGCGGACCCGTCGGTGTTTGCGGACGCCACCCGAACCGGACAGTTCGCCGTCGCCGGTGCTGTCGATAGCGCTCCGAGCGGGTCTGGTGGCCACAGCGACGAGGAATCCGAGGCGACCGAGTCGTCACTGTCCGGCGGCCCGAACGTCGTCGAGGGCGTTCCCGAGGACGCCGACCACGTCATCGACATGGAAGCAGTAGCGTATGCGCCGGAAGAACTCACCGTCAGCGTCGGCGACAAAGTAGCCTGGGAACACGTCGGCGGCGAACCGCACTCGGTCACCGCTGTCGAGGACGAGATTCCGGCGGATGCGACGTACTGGGCCTCCGGTGGATTCGAGAGCGAGTCGGCCGCACGCGAGGGGTGGGAGAACGGGGAAGGGGCAGTGCAGTCCGGCCAGAGTTACGTTCACACGTTCGAGACGGTCGGCGAGCACGGCTACGTCTGTATTCCGCACGAAGCCGCGGGGATGGTTGGCACCGTCATCGTCGAGGAGTAATTGTCTCCCTCTTTTTGGCTCGCCTAGAAACCGATGGCTTTTTGTGTTTTAGGGTAGCCTAAACAATTGTATGCCGGACGAACAGGCCACGTCGAGGCGGGACATCTGTCGCCGTAGCGAGTCGGGTGCTGCCGTCCCTGTCGTCCGCGCAAATGCCGCCCTACAGGAGGTGAGTGCCAGGACGTGACCGGGTCTTGACCTGTCAGCTTCGACCATCTTTCGCGGCGACGACCACCGTGGGCATAGCCCGTCGCCGCGCGCCACGAGTTTTTCGTGTCTGTCCCGTGGGCGTCTCGCCCCAAGGACGCCCCATTTCAGGTCCTTTGCTGTGGACCACACTGGAATCACCGATTCCCGCCAGCCACCGGTATACGCTTCGTCTGCGCTGAAATCGCCTTTCGGGACAGACGTTTTGAGTCCGCCAGCCTTGGCACCCAATATGCACGACGAGGAGCCAGCGGAGAACATCAGCGGCGGGACCGCTGGCGGTGGCCAGTCGGCAACGTTCGACCCGGAGACGGCAGGGACGCGAGCCGAAGCCGTCGTCGACCGTCTCGGCGAGATGTACTGGACGAAGACCTACGGCGGCCGGGACGCCTTCGAATGCCTCGTCCGGACAATTCTCAGCCAGAACACGTCTGACAAGGCGAGCCAGCCCGCTCACGACGAACTGATGGCGCGGTATGGCGGCGGTGAGGACGCGAACAGCGAGGGAGACACCGACCTCGCCCACGCGCTGGCCGACGCCGACCAGCCCGAACTCGCTGAAACCATCTCCTCGGCCGGGCTTTACAATCAGAAGTCCGAGCGCATCATCGCCCTCGCTCAGCGTATCTGCGAGGAGTACGGCGGCGAAACTGGATTTGATGAGTTCGTCCGAGAGAGCGACCCCGCGGCGGTGCGGTCGACGCTACTCGACATGAACGGTGTCGGCCCGAAGACGGCCGACTGCGTCCTGCTGTTCGCGGGCGGCCGCGGCGGCGTCTTTCCCGTCGATACACATGTCCACCGCATCGCCCGCCGGATGGGACTGGCCCCGGCCGACGCCGACCACGAGACCGTTCGCGAGCATCTGGAGCGCGACGTGCCCGCGGAGAAGTGCGGCTTCGGCCATACCGCGATGATTCAGTTCGGCAGGGAGTACTGCTCGGCCAGAAAGCCGGCCTGTCTGGACGACCCCGATGCGTGCCCGCTGGCGGGCCACTGCGATCAGGTCGGCGTGTATCCGGCCACTGATGAGGTCGTCGACCCCTCGGAAACTGTCTGACACGCTTCACAGTATACTGTCGGTACGGCCGATGTGTGCTGGTCGCTACTTCTTCCCGTTAGAAAACAAACTGTACCGTGCCACGATCGCTGTCGGATTTATCACTCCTATCTTCACCCTGTTTCTCCTGCGAACGCTGTCCTTCACACAGGTCGGTGCCCTCTCAGCAATCTACTCAGGGCTATCTGTCGTCGGCGAGATCCCGACAGGCTACGTCGGTGACAGGCTCGGGCGGCGGGCGAGCCTCCTTCTCAGCGTGCTGTTCACCGTTGTCTCCCTCGCGGGCTTCGTTCTCGCGTCGGGTTTCCTCTGGTACGCCTTCCTTTATGCACTGTGGGCGCTATCGCTGACGTTACGCTCGGGTAGCATGGATGCGTGGCTGTACGATACGCTCACTGAACGACTGGATAACGGGAACTTCAGTCATATCCGTGGCCGGGGCGACGCAGTACAGAAGTGGACTGCAGCGGTCTCGATGGTTGCCGGTGGTCTGCTGTATGGGCTGCACCCAACCTATCCGTTCGTTGCTGCGGTCGGTTTCAACAGTCTCGGCTTTCTCAGCCTGCTCTCACTGCCGAAAAATCGCCAGTACGCCGCCCGGGGTGATGACGGGAACTCCGCCGACCGTCTCGATCCACTGGAAACCGTCTCCGTCATCTACACGTATCTGGCTCGACCGCCGCTTCGGGCACTGATCCTGTACATCGGGCTGTTCTATGCCGTATTGGGCGTTTCTAGCACCTACGTCCAGCCGATGGTCGTCGAGACGCTGGGGCCGTACGCCACCGCTATCGGCGTTCGGGTTCCCGCCGGTGGGCCGATCGCGGCGGCGCGAGCAGGCGAAGCCGGCGCAGCACTTGCGCTCGGACTGGGTGTGCTGTACGCCGCCCTGACAGCAGTGGCATCCGCTGGCGGCTACTACGCGGGCGTAGTTGAGGACTGTCTCGGCGTCCGCAAAGCCGTGGTCGTCGTGCCAGCCCTGACGGCTGTTGCACTCGTGGTACCGCTGTGGCTCGCGCTTGCGGCACTCCCGGCGTTTGCGACGATGCGAACCGCGAAGCCGCTGGTCCAGCCGATCGCTAACGGATACATTAACGACCATGTCGAGGCGGTCGGACGGGCGACGTTGCTCTCCGCGGTGTCGATGTTGCATATGATGCTCCGGACGCCGCTGGCGCTTGCTGCTGGGATGCTGGCGGATGCAACCACGGCGACCACGACAGTCGCAGCGCTTGGCGGCCTGTTTCTCGTCACTGGTGGAGCGGTCTGGCTGTTGGGCGAGATTGCACCTGAAACAGGAGCTGTATCTGGTGACAGGGCCAGCAAATCAGCGTCGTAAATCTATCAGTAGTCGGCCGGAAATCCTCCTCGGCCGGAATTAGATCGAACGCTTCCGGGGCGACAGAGGCGTGCCCCGACGACAGCGCGGTTCTGTCAGTTCGTCTCCCGATTATGCCCGGTGGCCCCAGCGCTCGCCGTCCTCGGCGTAGCGGGCGCTCACGATCCGGTTGAACTGGTCGTCGGACAGCGAGATGTCCGTCGCGCCGACGTTCTCGTCGAGCTGGTCAACGGTGCGAGCGCCGACGATGGGGACGCAGGTAAAGTCCGGCTGTTCGATGAGCCAGCGGAGCGCGACCTGTGCGGGCGTGGCGTCGAGTTCGTCCGCGACGGTGCGGAGTTCGTCAAGGACGTGCCAGCCGCGCTCGGAGAGGTAGAAGTCCTCGAAGCGGTCGGACAGCGAGCCCCGGGAGCCCTCCGGTCCCTCGAAGGCCGTCGGGTCGTCGTCGTCCGTGCGCTCGTATTTGCCCGTGAGGAAGCCGCCGGCCAGCGGCGAGTACGGACAAACGGCCATGTCCTGGTCGGCACACACATCGAGGTAGTCTTTCACGTCGTCGCGGTAGCCGGCGTGGAACAGCGGCTGGGTCACCTCGAAGCGCTCGTAGTCCTCAACGTCGCTCTTCCAGAGGGCTTTCGTGAGCTGCCAGGCGGCCATCGTCGACGCGCCGAGATGGTGGACCTTCCCCGAACGGACGAGGTCGTCGAGCGTCGACAGCGTCTCCTCGATGTCGCTGTGCTCGTCCCAGCGGTGGATGTAGTAGAGGTCGAGATAGTCCGTGTCGAGGCGGTCCAGCGTCCCCTCAATCTGAGCGCGGATGTGCTTGCGCCCGAGGCCGGAGTCGTTGGGACCGGGTTCACCGCGCCCGTCGAAGGGGAAGTACACCTTCGAGGCGATGACGAAGTCCTCGCGGTCGTAGTCGTCGAGCCACTCGCCGATGTACTCCTCGCTAGTCCCGTTAGGATTGCCGTAGACGTTGGCGGTGTCGATGAAGTTGATGCCCCGCTCCCACGCCGCATCGAGCAGGTCGTGGGCCTCCTCACGGTCGGTCTCGACGACGCCGCCCGTCTCCCGGCCGAAGCGCCAGGTGCCGAAACACAGCTGTGAAACCGTCGTTCCGGTCGAACCGAGTCTGGTGTACTCCATATCGGGGGCACGACGGGCGACCCGAAAAAGGGGTACGGTCCCGGCGAAGGCTGTCCGGTATCGGCCGCTCACTCGCTCTGTCGCACCCGCGAATCAGGACTGACTGCCAGATGCTCGGGCGGCCACGACGACCAGCCCGGCCACCAGCACGAACGCCACCAGCGAGAGGTTCGGCACGGTCAGGCCGAGCACGCGGTACTGAATCTGTGCACAGCTGATCGCGCCGATGCCGCAGGTCGTCTGGCTCACCTGGAGCCAAGAGTGATAGGCCGCGATGGCGGCCCCCGGAACCGAAAGCGGCAGCGCCGTCCGGACGACGCTGGGACGGCGCTCAGCGGCGGCAACGCCGAGGACGACCACCAGCGGGTACATCAGAATGCGCTGATACCAGCAGAGCCGACAGGGTGTCAGCCCGAGACCCAGCGAGAGATAGAGGCTACTGGCCGTCGCAACGGTGGCGACGGCAGTCGCCGCGGCCAACAGGAGCCGAGGTCGATCGGAGACGGATCGGGAGTCGACCACAGGAAAGCCAGTGTTTGCTGGCGGAAAAAGCGTTCCGAGAATCAGCCCCTTTCTTGGCTCCCGCTTGACCGGAGCGCCAGCGCTCGCTTTTTCAGGCCTGCCGCCGACAGCCAGCGTATGCCCGACGATTCGGACCCCGAGGCGAACCTCGAACAGTGGAAGTCCGCGATGCAGGAAGAGCACGCTGAGGCCATCGCAAACCCGGACCCCGACGAGTCCCACCAGATAGAGGGCGTGGCACAGGTCACATATCGGGTGACCTTCGACTACGACGCTGACGAGGACGTACTCGACCGGGCCAGCGCCGAGGAGGTCGACGACCTGACCGACCCCGAACTCCTCTCCTGTGCGTGTGGCGTTCGTGGGATGACGCCCGAGGAAGCCCGGGAGCACATGGCCGCCGCTGTCGAGCAGCAGTAACGGCTCGCAGCAGGTGGCACCTCAGTCGTGGATAGTCACGCCGTCCTGGTCGACCGAGATGTCGAGCAGGCTGGTCACATCGTAGTCAGTGTCGTCAAGTGCTGACTCGCCCTGCTTTCGGAAGACGACGACGATGTCAGAGATGTCCGCTCCGATGTCGTCGAGCGCCTCGCAGATGGATGCCATCGTTCCGCCGGTCGAGAGCAGGTCGTCGACGATAAGCAGGTCGTCGCCCGCCTCGATGTCGTTGATGAACATCTCCGATTCGGAATAGCCGGTCGTCTTGTGCAGCGGCACCTCATCCTCAAGGCCGTAGGAGCGCTTGCGGATGACCACGAGCGGGATATCCGTCTGCAGTGAGAGCGCGGTCGCGATGTGGATGCCCATCGCCTCCGGCGCGACAATCTTGTCCACGTCGAGGTCGGCCGCCCGTGTCACGCCGACGACGACCTCACGGAGGAGTTCCGGCTCCAGCATCGGCACGCCGTTGCTGAGCGGGTGGACCAGGTAGGAGTATCCATCCTTGTCGATGATCGGGGCCTCGTGTAGCGACTCGCGGAGCTTCTCCATGCCCCCGTTACCTGAAGCGGGACAATAAACCGTTCGAGGCTCCGCCGCGGTGTGTGCAACGGTAGCACGCTGTGATTCGAACGGTTCGCGCACACTGCCCGCACAGAGGACGACCTCAGTCCGCCGTCGAGGCTGAGCGGTCCTGTTTCGTCTCGAGCGGGCTGTCCTCGATGATGTCCCGGGCGGTGTGTTCGCCGCTGATAAGGCACATCGGCATCCCGATGCCAGGCGTCGTGTAGGCCCCAGTGTAGTAGAGCCCGTCAAGGCCGGCGCGGTGGCCGGGACGGAGCGGCCCGGTCTGGAACAGGGTATGTGCCAGTCCGAGGGCCGTCCCCTGGGGGTCGCCATAGCGCTCGGCGAACTCGCTGACACACGCAGTCTCTTCGACGACGATGCGGTCGCGAAGGTCAACGCCGGTCTGTTCGGCGAGGTCGTCGAGAACAAACTCCCGATACTCTTCACGAATGTCGGGACCGTCGTCCAGCCCCGGCGCGATGGGGACGAGGACGACGACGGCGTGGTGGCCGTCGGGAGCGACTGTCTCGTCGGTCTTCGACGTGACCGAGAGATAGTAGGCAGGGTCGTCGGGCCACGCCGGCCGGT includes:
- a CDS encoding MFS transporter: MCAGRYFFPLENKLYRATIAVGFITPIFTLFLLRTLSFTQVGALSAIYSGLSVVGEIPTGYVGDRLGRRASLLLSVLFTVVSLAGFVLASGFLWYAFLYALWALSLTLRSGSMDAWLYDTLTERLDNGNFSHIRGRGDAVQKWTAAVSMVAGGLLYGLHPTYPFVAAVGFNSLGFLSLLSLPKNRQYAARGDDGNSADRLDPLETVSVIYTYLARPPLRALILYIGLFYAVLGVSSTYVQPMVVETLGPYATAIGVRVPAGGPIAAARAGEAGAALALGLGVLYAALTAVASAGGYYAGVVEDCLGVRKAVVVVPALTAVALVVPLWLALAALPAFATMRTAKPLVQPIANGYINDHVEAVGRATLLSAVSMLHMMLRTPLALAAGMLADATTATTTVAALGGLFLVTGGAVWLLGEIAPETGAVSGDRASKSAS
- a CDS encoding S-adenosyl-l-methionine hydroxide adenosyltransferase family protein, whose translation is MITLSSDFGSPYPAAMKGVICQATEARIEDIAHDFPRQDVRAAAFWLTQTLPYFPPAVHCVVVDPGVGTDRDALVVRAGDHALVGPDNGVLLPVARELAENENDEADGFEVFTWAYDDPASTTFHGRDVFAPAAAAVHDTGVDNLETRPETALTDDYVDLRFPAAAVEGDGATGEVLVVDDFGNAVTNVPGEFLANQFGGTVAVDGVEAPVRRAYAAVDRGQRLVTVGSHGNVELAVNRGRGDEAFGVSTVDAVDLSL
- a CDS encoding disulfide bond formation protein B, yielding MVDSRSVSDRPRLLLAAATAVATVATASSLYLSLGLGLTPCRLCWYQRILMYPLVVVLGVAAAERRPSVVRTALPLSVPGAAIAAYHSWLQVSQTTCGIGAISCAQIQYRVLGLTVPNLSLVAFVLVAGLVVVAARASGSQS
- a CDS encoding nicotinamide-nucleotide adenylyltransferase, whose product is MRGFYIGRFQPYHNGHHSMVERISEEVDELVLGVGSADDSHTTHDPFTAGERIMMITKAVAEYDLTTYVVPLEDINRNAVWVSHVESMCPDFDVAYSNNPLVVRLFEEAGIEVRQSPMFDRDRLEGSEIRQRMIDDESWRDRVPSSVVEVIEEIHGIKRLQHVSDSDSLERYAATGESVPESLDDLDD
- the nth gene encoding endonuclease III, which produces MHDEEPAENISGGTAGGGQSATFDPETAGTRAEAVVDRLGEMYWTKTYGGRDAFECLVRTILSQNTSDKASQPAHDELMARYGGGEDANSEGDTDLAHALADADQPELAETISSAGLYNQKSERIIALAQRICEEYGGETGFDEFVRESDPAAVRSTLLDMNGVGPKTADCVLLFAGGRGGVFPVDTHVHRIARRMGLAPADADHETVREHLERDVPAEKCGFGHTAMIQFGREYCSARKPACLDDPDACPLAGHCDQVGVYPATDEVVDPSETV
- a CDS encoding aldo/keto reductase, whose protein sequence is MEYTRLGSTGTTVSQLCFGTWRFGRETGGVVETDREEAHDLLDAAWERGINFIDTANVYGNPNGTSEEYIGEWLDDYDREDFVIASKVYFPFDGRGEPGPNDSGLGRKHIRAQIEGTLDRLDTDYLDLYYIHRWDEHSDIEETLSTLDDLVRSGKVHHLGASTMAAWQLTKALWKSDVEDYERFEVTQPLFHAGYRDDVKDYLDVCADQDMAVCPYSPLAGGFLTGKYERTDDDDPTAFEGPEGSRGSLSDRFEDFYLSERGWHVLDELRTVADELDATPAQVALRWLIEQPDFTCVPIVGARTVDQLDENVGATDISLSDDQFNRIVSARYAEDGERWGHRA
- a CDS encoding DUF5059 domain-containing protein; translation: MPQRRDLLKTVGIAATGLLAGCPGVGSSDSNTASADTEAATEQVTGAETDDSGESGVTVGPMTAVATEWNVYRARLYDAVALGRAGAPGAGATVAQSVFARFEGASGEYGAHEQLESTSESAYEGFEDALGSVQSSLSEGDVSEAASAADKASGHLQTAQQAAAGQQATRALDLLLLGSRASNAAMAGTLGAFEGAATIAEETMTAFEDALVYSQIEEADAESYEAFENALAGIGSAAGSEDASGVTEQARAALDATVTGSYALVQQEAVAGAGHLSTMQARGWDAAAVASAGGPGQAYAHTVTLNSYRARVADADWLAANDGADAASTAVENVFAHFEGASAHDALEEADGEAYEAFEGGLEDLSSAIGNGNADGIDSASETVDTNLVAGIEALVGGEDARAALESAFFRARIADARELYRLGDADSAATIVSDVFARFEENELGFHETMEHESEDLYHRFEEEHLTSLQSAYENDDSEAVATHHDGVQQALLDFEAALSTAVASGAEADYMIGRAFDAAGLAALSETDRAATVIQDTFAHFESGAAGFHEALEEADEETYENFESTLADVRSAAEDGGDVTAAATAFNDEAIAAAYAIAGSAGGNGEAATAIVQDIFATFEEARVHEMLEEADHDAYENFEGALNDFSRGLTNGDADPSVFADATRTGQFAVAGAVDSAPSGSGGHSDEESEATESSLSGGPNVVEGVPEDADHVIDMEAVAYAPEELTVSVGDKVAWEHVGGEPHSVTAVEDEIPADATYWASGGFESESAAREGWENGEGAVQSGQSYVHTFETVGEHGYVCIPHEAAGMVGTVIVEE
- the hpt gene encoding hypoxanthine/guanine phosphoribosyltransferase — translated: MEKLRESLHEAPIIDKDGYSYLVHPLSNGVPMLEPELLREVVVGVTRAADLDVDKIVAPEAMGIHIATALSLQTDIPLVVIRKRSYGLEDEVPLHKTTGYSESEMFINDIEAGDDLLIVDDLLSTGGTMASICEALDDIGADISDIVVVFRKQGESALDDTDYDVTSLLDISVDQDGVTIHD